The Carassius gibelio isolate Cgi1373 ecotype wild population from Czech Republic chromosome A24, carGib1.2-hapl.c, whole genome shotgun sequence genome window below encodes:
- the LOC127946164 gene encoding transferrin receptor protein 1, whose protein sequence is MAGTINQARMKFSKIVNSSSYTQFNRSQNPDGESSRVEVKISADGEEEMDGTELGPMQNDTYTRTSHSRPWNRRRILVWVGGVLVIFIVGLLVGFSAHHESESAPCPSRVPPIQEVLPNYPPSLDWSDLVKLLNDKLSSKDIEDRLSELSQSDRRAGSFADNKLADKIHNFFTEQKMDPWVDEHFVKLQYPDKSKPNKVEFGSVSIRPNGFLAYSETGRKEGKLVYANYGQLSDFETVQNETYRLSLNGSVVLMRAGNISMAQKVMNAAKMGAIAALIYPDPADYEIMSEDIDLYGHVHLGSGDPYTPGFPSFNHTQFPPVKSSGLPGILAQTITANKAREIFKNMGGDDAPISFKGQLPTYKLGSENDHITVEVNNNLAHTKIHNVFGVIKGYVDPDRYVVIGAQRDSLSLGYAKSTVGTTLLLELAKVFTELKKEGFRPKRSIVFASWTAGDFGNVGVTEWLEGYWASLDRKAFTYISLDGVVTGAGHFRASASPLLHTLLKKTVLKVNSSSSGLLQEFDLKTMQMDDGAYPFLAMSGIPSVSFSFVSPPASAKEFFGTNLDDKTHLDSITNKKVVELSVLAAQVAGQMALRLVHDHILKLDVSKYSDVITDHVSAIIQRVDVLKKNNVSKTESLSTKWLNAAKSSYSQAASSLNTDIRNTDLNDMEMCRIINNRIMKVEKNFLSPYVSMRDVPFRHIFFGNGWQTTTDLEKYFGDVYEMKTSFDIDQVLNKFALLTWTIQGCANDLAGDIWSLDNEI, encoded by the exons GTAAACAGTAGCTCGTATACCCAGTTCAATCGATCTCAGAATCCTGATGGAGAGAGCAGCCGCGTGGAGGTCAAGATTTCTGCAGATGGTGAGGAGGAAATGGATGGAACAGAACTAGGACCCATGCAAAATGACACGTACACAAGAACCAGTCATTCTAGGCCATGGAACAGGAGGAGGATTCTGGTTTGGGTGGGTGGAGTGCTGGTCATCTTTATTGTAG GTTTACTCGTCGGATTCTCTGCACACCATGAGTCTGAGTCAGCTCCCTGCCCTTCGAGAGTTCCACCTATTCAAGAAGTTCTGCCAAATTATCCACCTTCTTTGGATTGGAGTGACCTTGTTAAACTTCTGAATGATAAACTGTCCTCTAAAGACATTGAAGATAGATTAAG CGAGTTATCCCAGAGTGACCGTAGAGCAGGATCATTTGCAGATAACAAGTTAGCTGATAAGATCCATAATTTTTTCACGGAACAGAAAATGGACCCCTGGGTTGATGAACACTTTGTGAAGCTACAGTATCCTGACAA GTCCAAACCCAACAAAGTGGAATTTGGGTCAGTGAGTATCCGTCCAAATGGGTTCTTGGCTTACAGTGAAACGGGACGTAAAGAG GGCAAACTGGTGTACGCCAACTATGGTCAGCTTTCTGACTTTGAGACTGTGCAGAATGAAACATACAGACTGAGTCTAAATGGATCTGTTGTACTGATGAGAGCTGGAAACATCAGCATGGCACAGAAG GTTATGAATGCAGCTAAAATGGGTGCCATAGCAGCTCTGATCTACCCAGACCCAGCTGACTATGAAATAATGTCTGAGGATATTGATCTCTATGGTCAT GTCCACCTTGGATCAGGTGATCCTTACACCCCAGGATTCCCATCTTTTAATCACACACAGTTTCCTCCTGTCAAGTCCTCTGGTCTTCCTGGAATACTCGCCCAAACCATCACTGCTAACAAAGCACGTGAAATCTTTAA AAATATGGGAGGAGATGATGCCCCAATTAGTTTTAAGGGTCAGCTCCCCACATACAAGTTGGGAAGCGAGAATGACCACATAACCGTAGAAGTCAATAATAATCTTGCCCACACTAAGATCCATAATGTGTTTGGAGTCATCAAAGGATACGTGGACCCTG ATCGTTATGTTGTGATTGGAGCGCAAAGGGACTCCTTGAGCTTGGGATATGCCAAGTCTACAGTTGGCACTACTCTTCTGCTGGAGCTTGCGAAGGTTTTCACTGAGTTGAAGAAAG AGGGTTTCAGACCCAAAAGAAGCATTGTGTTTGCCAGCTGGACTGCAGGGGATTTTGGTAACGTCGGAGTTACTGAATGGCTTGAG GGATACTGGGCATCACTGGACAGAAAAGCCTTTACTTACATCAGTTTAGATGGTGTTGTTACTG GTGCAGGTCACTTTAGAGCTTCTGCTAGTCCTTTGTTGCACACCCTTCTGAAGAAGACCGTGCTAAAGGTCAATAGTTCAAGTTCAGGCCTTCTACAGGAATTTGA TCTGAAAACCATGCAGATGGATGATGGCGCATATCCTTTTCTGGCCATGTCTGGAATCCCATCCGTGTCTTTTAGTTTTGTCTCTCCTCCA GCCTCTGCTAAAGAGTTTTTTGGAACAAATCTGGATGATAAAACTCACTTAGACAGCATCACCAATAAGAAAGTGGTTGAGTTGTCAGTGCTTGCTGCTCAGGTTGCTGGGCAAATGGCCCTCCGGCTCGTCCATGACCACATCCTCAAACTAGATGTTAGCAAGTATTCTGATGTCATCACAGACCATGTGAGCGCCATCATCCAGCGCGTTGATGTCCTCAAAAAGAACAAC GTTAGTAAAACTGAGTCTTTGTCAACGAAGTGGCTGAATGCTGCAAAAAGCTCCTACAGTCAAGCCGCATCCTCCCTTAATACTGACATACGGAATACCGACCTGAATGATATGGAGATGTGTCGCATCATCAATAACCGCATAATGAAG gTGGAGAAAAATTTTCTCTCTCCTTACGTTTCTATGAGAGATGTCCCGTTCCGCCACATTTTCTTTGGTAATGGGTGGCAAACCACCACAGACCTGGAAAAGTACTTTGGTGATGTATATGAAATGAAGACAAGCTTCGACATAGACCAGGTCTTAAACAAGTTCGCTCTACTCACCTGGACCATCCAGGGCTGTGCCAATGACCTGGCTGGAGATATCTGGTCCTTGGACAACGAGATCTAG